From Kwoniella europaea PYCC6329 chromosome 3, complete sequence, one genomic window encodes:
- a CDS encoding translation initiation factor SUI1: protein MTTHVILSTTRYLSLEFDTFRPSNRYTASTKVDATTKKSKAPVSSGVENLGPAFDPFAPVDDTPSVEKTVGSKNDKIHIRLQQRNGRKTLTTVQGIPKKFDHSKILKAMKKEFACNGTVVKPEETGEDDSPAPVGVKPNLGDVLQLQGDQRVAVRQFLVDAGIVTSKEAKDSIVV, encoded by the exons ATGACCACACATGTAATATTATCCACAACGCGTTATCTATCACTTGAATTCGATACATTTCGCCCTTCCAATCGATACACAGCTTCAACCAAAGTGGACGCCACTACCAAGAAATCAAAGGCCCCAGTATCTTCTGGGGTCGAAAACTTAGGTCCTGCATTCG ACCCCTTCGCCCCAGTCGATGATACTCCCTCTGTCGAGAAGACCGTAGGAAGCAAGAACGATAAGATTCATATTC GATTACAACAACGTAACGGACGAAAAACACTTACGACCGTCCAAGGTATCCCCAAGAAATTTGATCACTCCAAGATCCTCAAGGCTATGAAAAAGGAATTCGCCTGTAATGGAACGGTAGTCAAACCTGAAGAGACAGGAGAGGACGATTCGCCCGCTCCGGTTGGAGTTAAACCCAACTTGGGTGATGTCCTCCAATTACAAGGTGATCAACGTGTTGCCGTCAGACAATTCTTGGTTGATGCTGGGATCGTCACTTCCAAGGAAGCTAAGGATTCGATCGTTGTGTGA
- a CDS encoding iron sulfur cluster assembly protein 2, mitochondrial has translation MMRNAILRSTATAVASSSARPATRLGFASRPILANAQAQLQMNVQRGQRRMYHEKVIDHYENPRNVGNLPKGDQDVGTGLVGAPACGDVMKLQIRVGEDGVISEVKFKTFGCGSAIASSSYMTERVKGMTLEQAGAVKNTEIAKELSLPPVKLHCSLLAEDAIKSAIKDYQTKRAKRLSTANTPPPTMGTSPSVATA, from the exons ATGATGAGAAACGCCATCCTCCGATCTACCGCTACTGCCGTAGCCTCTTCCTCAGCCAGACCGGCTACTCGACTCGGTTTCGCCTCCAGGCCGATCTTGGCGAATGCGCAAGCTCAATTGCAAATGAACGTTCAAAGAGGTCAAAGGAGGATGTACCACGAGAAAGTCATTGATCATTATGAGAACCCAAGGAAT GTTGGTAACCTTCCAAAAGGTGATCAAGATGTTGGAACAGGACTCGTTGGTGCACCAGCCTGTGGAGA TGTCATGAAACTTCAAATCCgagtaggtgaagatggtgtaATCTCTGAAGTCAAATTTAAGACATTCGGCTGTGGATCCGCTATtgcttcatcatcatacatgACTGAGAGAGTCAAGGGTATGACTTTGGAACAAGCTGGTGCGGTCAAGAATACTGAGATCGCAAAGGAATTATCATTACCTCCTGTCAAAC TCCATTGCTCTCTTCTCGCTGAAGATGCTatcaaatcagctatcaaagaTTATCAAACCAAGCGAGCTAAGAGGCTCTCCACCGCCAAC ACCCCACCTCCTACGATGGGAACCTCACCTTCCGTCGCAACCGCATAG
- a CDS encoding GDP-mannose 4,6-dehydratase, translating to MSIIPTTTNNPLPPWPPVYPEQPDEGEGYNSESGSSSSGSSSNQLFTPGMSNASSSSASSSPNYPLKRPLPRSQGVQSCGLGLGVDIDRLSINTDFSIEKESIDEEEVLYHHQSQRVHRVKPNQANGNISSTTITENPQLPYPIGDFQTDNLLSAPQPNHIQNQNNPHILRYHDESVAPLTQHHQYSNQRCSTPIYNDPPSHLFGFGHGMGLGDGYDQSSWSRRKIAFVTGITGQDGSYLTELLLSKGYTVHGLIRRSSSFNTSRLQHLWRDQHSLNIKGSTANKLFLHYGDLTDSANLVSLIAKTQPSEVYNLAAQSHVKVSFEMAEYTGDVDGLGTLRLLEAIRTCGLEKLTKFYQASTSELYGKVKSTPQNEDTPFHPRSPYGVAKLYAYWMTVNYREAYGMFASNGILFNHESPRRGRTFVSRKITRAVAEIYLGKQDCMWMGNLDAKRDWGHAKDYVEGMWRMLQHDKADDFVLATGQTHTVRHLISLSFSILSIPLKWVGEGIDEHAIRTDTTPPRVVVRIDPRYFRPAEVDLLLGDASKAENELGWKRYWDFEMLVRDMVESDVRSAKGLVEDHN from the exons ATGTCGATAATACCAACTACCACCAACAATCCTTTACCACCCTGGCCTCCTGTATATCCAGAACAACCGGACGAGGGAGAAGGATACAATTCTGAATCCGGATCGAGTTCCAGcggttcatcttccaaccaaTTGTTTACACCTGGAATGTCAAatgcttcttcctcttcagccAGCTCGTCGCCTAACTATCCTTTGAAACGCCCATTACCCCGCTCGCAGGGAGTCCAAAGTTGCGGATTAGGGTTAGGAGTGGATATCGATAGATTAAGTATCAATACGGATTTCTCAATAGAAAAGGAATcaatagatgaagaagaagttctctatcaccatcaatctcaGCGAGTTCACAGGGTAAAACCCAATCAGGCGAATGGAAATATTAGTTCGACGACGATAACGGAGAATCCACAATTACCATACCCCATAGGTGATTTTCAAACGGATAATCTCCTATCTGCCCCTCAACCAAATCACATTCAAAATCAGAATAATCCACATATATTGAGATATCATGATGAATCTGTTGCTCCCTTAACCCAACACCATCAATATTCCAATCAAAGATGCTCAACACCGATATATAATGATCCGCCATCGCATTTATTTGGGTTTGGGCACGGGATGGGTTTGGGTGATGGGTATGATCAGAGTAGTTGGAGTAGGAGGAAAATCGCTTTTGTAACTGGAATAACGGGTCAGG ATGGATCATATTTGACAGAAT TGCTCCTTTCCAAAGGATATACAGTCCACGGTCTAATCAGAAGATCCTCCTCATTCAATACCTCACGGTTACAACATCTATGGAGAGATCAACATTCATTGAACATCAAAGGCAGTACGGCTAACAAGCTGTTTTTACATTATGGTGATCTGACTGATTCGGCAAATCTTGTTAGTCTAATTGCTAAAACTCA GCCCTCAGAAGTATACAACCTTGCTGCTCAGAGTCACGTTAAAGTATCTTTCGAAATGGCCGAATATACT GGAGACGTAGATGGATTAGGTACATTAAGATTACTAGAAGCCATACGAACATGTGGAC TCGAAAAACTCACTAAATTCTACCAAGCTTCCACCTCCGAACTATATGGCAAAGTGAAATCTACCCCTCAAAATGAAGACACACCATTTCACCCTAGGTCGCCTTATGGAGTGGCTAAGTTGTACGCTTATTGGATGACGGTTAATTATAGAGAGGCATATGGGATGTTCGCTTCCAA CGGAATTCTGTTCAACCATGAATCACCCCGTCGAGGTCGTACTTTCGTTTCCCGCAAGATCACACGAGCAGTTGCGGAGATATATCTAGGTAAACAGGATTGTATGTGGATGGGTAATTTGGATGCTAAGCGAGACTGGggacatg CTAAAGACTATGTAGAAGGAATGTGGAGGATGTTACAACA TGATAAAGCAGATGATTTCGTATTAGCCAC TGGTCAAACCCATACAGTCCGACATTTAATATCcttatcattctcaatcctcTCCATCCCACTTAAATGGGTTGGCGAAGGCATTGACGAACATGCCATACGGACAGATACGACCCCTCCAAGGGTTGTTGTGCGGATCGATCCAAGGTATTTCCGTCCTGCGGAAGTAGATCTACTGCTAGGTGATGCCTCAAAGGCAGAGAACGAATTGGGTTGGAAGAGATATTGGGATTTTGAAATGTTGGTAAGGGATATGGTGGAAAGTGATGTTAGGTCTGCGAAAGGTCTAGTAGAGGATCATAATTAG